A window from Felis catus isolate Fca126 chromosome B1, F.catus_Fca126_mat1.0, whole genome shotgun sequence encodes these proteins:
- the FGB gene encoding fibrinogen beta chain has protein sequence MKNLILLLLCAFIIKSRAIIDYYDEGEEDRDVGVVDARGHRPLDKKREEAPSLRPVPPPVSGGGYRARPAKTVASQKKVERKAPDAGGCLHADPDLGVLCPTGCQLQDTLVKQERPIRKSIEELNNNVESVSQSSSSTFQYITLLKDMWKNRQKQIKENENAINEYSSELEKHRLYIDETVNSNIPINLRVLRSILENLRSKIQKLESDVSAQMDYCRTPCTVSCNIPVVSGKECEEIIRNGGETSEMYLIQPHSSITPYRVYCDMTTENGGWTVIQNRQDGSVDFGRKWDPYKQGFGNIATNADGKKYCGVPGEYWLGNDKISQLTNMGPTELLIEMEDWKGDKVKALYGGFTVQNEANKYQLSVNKYKGTAGNALIEGASQLVGENQTMTIHNSMYFSTYDRDNDGWITADPKKQCSKEDGGGWWYNRCHAANPNGRYYWGGHYSWDMAKHGTDDGVVWMNWKGSWYSMKKMSMKIRPFFPRQ, from the exons ATGAAGAATCTAATACTGCTACTACTGTGTGCTTTTATTATTAAGTCACGAGCTATTATTGATTACTATGATGAG ggagaagaagacagagatgtg GGTGTTGTGGATGCCCGTGGTCATCGGCCCCTCGACAAGAAGAGGGAAGAGGCTCCCAGCCTGAGACCTGTCCCACCACCCGTTAGTGGAGGTGGCTATCGGGCTCGACCAGCCAAAACAGTGGCCAGccaaaagaaagtagaaagaaaagccCCTGATGCTGGGGGCTGTCTTCATGCTGACCCAGACCTG GGAGTGTTGTGTCCTACAGGATGTCAGTTGCAAGATACTTTGGTAAAACAGGAAAGACCAATCAGAAAAAGTATAGAGGAGTTAAACAATAATGTGGAGTCTGTGTCCCAGTCCTCTTCTAGCACCTTTCAGTATATAACACTGCTAAAAGACATGTGGAAAAACAGgcagaaacaaataaaag aaaatgaaaatgcaataaatgagTACTCCTCAGAGCTGGAAAAGCACCGACTGTATATAGATGAGACTGTGAACAGCAATATCCCAATCAACCTTCGTGTGCTCCGTTCAATCCTGGAAAACTTGagaagcaaaatacaaaaattagaatCGGATGTCTCAGCTCAGATGGATTACTGCCGCACCCCATGCACAGTCAGTTGCAATATTCCTGTGGTGTCTGGCAAAG AATGTGAGGAAATCATCAGGAACGGAGGTGAAACATCTGAAATGTATCTCATTCAGCCTCACAGTTCTATCACACCATACAGAGTATACTGTGACATGACCACAGAGAATGGAG GATGGACAGTAATTCAGAATCGTCAAGATGGTAGTGTTGACTTTGGCAGGAAATGGGATCCATATAAACAAGGATTTGGAAATATTGCAACTAATGCAGATGGGAAAAAGTACTGTGGTGTACCAG GTGAGTATTGGCTTGGAAATGATAAAATTAGCCAGCTTACCAACATGGGTCCCACAGAACTTTTGATTGAAATGGAGGACTGGAAAGGAGATAAGGTGAAGGCACTCTATGGAGGATTCACCGTACAGAATGAGGCCAACAAATACCAGCTCTCAGTGAACAAATATAAGGGAACAGCTGGCAATGCCCTCATAGAAGGAGCTTCTCAACTGGTGGGAGAGAACCAGACCATGACCATTCACAACAGCATGTACTTCAGCACGTACGACAGGGACAATGATGGCTG gATAACTGCAGATCCCAAAAAGCAGTGTTCTAAAGAGGATGGTGGCGGATGGTGGTATAATAGATGCCACGCAGCCAATCCAAATGGCAGATACTACTGGGGTGGACATTACAGCTGGGACATGGCGAAACATGGCACAGATGATGGAGTTGTATGGATGAACTGGAAGGGGTCCTGGTATTCCATGAAGAAGATGTCTATGAAGATCAGACCCTTCTTCCCACGGCAATAA